The proteins below come from a single Sorghum bicolor cultivar BTx623 chromosome 4, Sorghum_bicolor_NCBIv3, whole genome shotgun sequence genomic window:
- the LOC8069986 gene encoding uncharacterized protein LOC8069986 isoform X1 produces the protein MTCARAEDAISPAAAAAAAAAAAGDDDDVAAAPVSRGGLIQKVAAGGGGRRSAGSARSLQRSAHLATGDGDAPAPAPEASCSGDGIGKSNGGGKREDSHRMRQYRSQLEQEVKKLQRQLEEEIDLHVALADAVTQSAVPILKSSKKLPHKAQELLINIASLETTVSKLEKELNDLYYQLCQERNERLLAENNQGCLPSTSSDEHQSMSTCTCTWEEHISSLRDLKFGGYESMRSTRQDLFPELEDDQDVGEDPEGQQMVSLNRLLEKHRDSSLNKLLEKHRDEEMQESCSVENERNEDEQLDALSFEQSILKIASMKGGNLWSNPNELSEEMVRCMRNIFLRLSESLKILPKASSDCSSSSAERLSGSTSASFSDSSIMPSMLRSPSVDSNHNNETMNEVRNFDPYKVNGKETRRDIGNYRSAAEVSWMSVGKDQLEYASEALKKFRFLVEQLSKVNPSCMNRDQRLAFWINLYNALIMHAYLAYGVPRNDIKLFSLMQKACYTVGGQSFSAAEIEFVILKMKTPVHRPQLSLMLALNKFKITEDHKKYSIDEFEPLLLFGLSCGMFSSPAVRIFSAANVRQELQESLRDYIQATVGTNDKGKLLIPKLVQSYAKGAVEDSLLADWICHHLAPDQAAVIRDSSSQRKQRLLGFRGFTVLAFDSKFRYLFLPDSSGSQKLEAKQSYKLPEPCSK, from the exons ATGACGTGCGCGCGCGCCGAGGACGCCAtctcgcccgccgccgccgccgccgccgccgccgccgccgcgggcgacgacgacgatgtgGCGGCTGCCCCAGT TTCCAGGGGCGGCTTGATCCAGAAGGTggctgccggcggcggcgggcggagaTCGGCCGGCTCGGCGCGCTCACTGCAGCGCTCGGCACATCTGGCGACCGGGGACGGCGAtgctccggcgccggcgccggaggcCAGTTGCTCCGGG GATGGGATAGGTAAGAGCAATGGTGGTGGGAAGAGGGAAGATAGCCACAGGATGCGGCAGTACAGGTCCCAGCTCGAGCAGGAG GTCAAGAAATTGCAGAGGCAGCTTGAAGAAGAGATCGATCTGCATGTGGCGTTGGCGGATGCTGTTACACAAAGTGCTGTGCCTATATTGAAGTCTTCTAAGAAGCTTCCACACAAG GCACAGGAGCTACTGATTAACATCGCCTCCTTGGAGACTACCGTTTCAAAGCTTGAAAAGGAGCTAAATGATCTGTACTACCAGCTTTGTCAAGAAAGGAATGAACGGTTACTTGCTGAAAATAATCAGGGATGCTTGCCGTCTACATCCTCAGATGAGCACCAATCAATGTCAACTTGCACGTGTACGTGGGAAGAA CACATATCATCATTGAGAGATTTGAAGTTTGGGGGGTATGAATCAATGAGGTCAACGAGACAGGACTTATTCCCTGAGCTTGAAGATGACCAGGATGTTGGAGAAGATCCTGAAGGTCAACAGATGGTTTCTTTAAACAGGCTGCTAGAAAAGCACCGAGATTCTTCTTTGAATAAACTTCTTGAAAAGCACCGGGATGAAGAG ATGCAAGAATCATGCTCTGTGGAAAATGAACGCAATGAAGATGAGCAGCTTGACGCCTTATCCTTTGAACAGTCCATTCTAAAGATAGCTAGCATGAAAGGAGGGAATCTTTGGAGCAACCCAAATGAGCTCTCCGAGGAGATGGTTCGTTGCATGAGAAACATTTTCCTGCGCTTGTCTGAATCCTTGAAGATATTGCCGAAGGCATCTTCTGATTGTTCATCTTCCTCAGCGGAGCGTCTATCAGGCTCCACATCAGCATCCTTCTCAGATTCATCCATAATGCCCTCAATGCTACGGAGTCCTTCAGTTGATTCTAACCACAACAATGAGACAATGAATGAAGTCAGGAACTTTGATCCATATAAAGTTAATGGAAAGGAAACTCGAAGAGATATTGGAAACTATCGTTCAGCAGCTGAAGTATCTTGGATGTCTGTTGGAAAGGATCAACTTGAATATGCATCTGAAGCTCTGAAGAAGTTCAG ATTTCTTGTGGAACAGTTGTCAAAGGTTAATCCTAGCTGTATGAATCGTGATCAGCGGCTAGCCTTTTGGATTAACTTATACAATGCTTTGATAATGCAT GCGTATTTGGCATATGGAGTACCTCGAAATGACATCAAGCTTTTTTCTCTAATGCAAAAG GCTTGTTACACAGTTGGTGGCCAGTCCTTCAGTGCAGCGGAAATAGAGTTTGTGATTCTAAAGATGAAGACTCCAGTGCATCGGCCCCAACTT TCTTTGATGTTGGCTCTGAATAAGTTCAAGATTACTGAGGATCACAAGAAGTACTCAATCGATGAATTTGAACCCCTTTTGTTGTTTGGACTTAGCTGTGGAATGTTCTCTTCTCCTGCT GTACGTATTTTCTCCGCCGCAAATGTCAGACAGGAGCTCCAGGAATCTTTGAGAGACTATATTCAAGCGACTGTTGGTACAAATGACAAAGGGAAACTGCTGATCCCAAAGTTAGTGCAGAGCTACGCCAAGGGAGCTGTTGAAGACTCTCTGCTTGCAGACTGGATCTGCCACCACCTTGCTCCTGATCAAGCTGCAGTCATCCGAGATTCTTCTTCACAGAGGAAGCAGCGGCTTCTTGGATTTCGAGGTTTCACTGTTCTCGCGTTTGACTCAAAGTTTCGGTACCTCTTCTTGCCTGACAGCAGTGGCTCCCAGAAGCTAGAGGCAAAACAATCTTACAAACTTCCTGAGCCGTGTTCAAAATAG
- the LOC8069985 gene encoding transcription factor Sp8 — MPSMAAPAVSAPSSLRISRQGMIGGGVGQGWGERCRYGSRSQRAIRGATVSARASMNITCCANQTQTAQRKSYSGPTSPPSGSVKEKVKPRLDDGGVGFPPFRFGGGGGGGGGGGSSSSGGFILFVIVLLLDYLKEFERNLQNGPRRGSDYDDGFAPQ, encoded by the exons atgccgtcgatggcggcgccggcggtgtCTGCTCCAAGCTCCCTCCGCATTTCGCGCCAGGGGATGATCGGAGGAG GAGTAGGACAAGGATGGGGAGAACGGTGCCGCTACGGGTCACGGTCTCAGAGGGCTATCCGCGGCGCCACTGTTTCTGCCAGAGCTTCCATG AACATAACATGCTGTGCAAACCAGACACAAACGGCGCAGCGCAAATCGTATTCGGGGCCAACCTCTCCACCATCAGGTTCAGTTAAAG AGAAGGTGAAGCCTAGGCTTGATGATGGAGGCGTCGGGTTTCCGCCATTCCGGttcggtggaggaggaggcggtgggggtgggggtggcAGCAGCTCTTCTGGTGGGTTCATCCTCTTTGTGATCGTCTTGCTCCTGGATTACCTGAAGGAGTTTGAGAGGAATCTGCAGAATGGCCCACGGAGGGGTAGTGATTATGACGATGGGTTTGCACCACAGTAG
- the LOC8069986 gene encoding uncharacterized protein LOC8069986 isoform X2 produces the protein MRQYRSQLEQEVKKLQRQLEEEIDLHVALADAVTQSAVPILKSSKKLPHKAQELLINIASLETTVSKLEKELNDLYYQLCQERNERLLAENNQGCLPSTSSDEHQSMSTCTCTWEEHISSLRDLKFGGYESMRSTRQDLFPELEDDQDVGEDPEGQQMVSLNRLLEKHRDSSLNKLLEKHRDEEMQESCSVENERNEDEQLDALSFEQSILKIASMKGGNLWSNPNELSEEMVRCMRNIFLRLSESLKILPKASSDCSSSSAERLSGSTSASFSDSSIMPSMLRSPSVDSNHNNETMNEVRNFDPYKVNGKETRRDIGNYRSAAEVSWMSVGKDQLEYASEALKKFRFLVEQLSKVNPSCMNRDQRLAFWINLYNALIMHAYLAYGVPRNDIKLFSLMQKACYTVGGQSFSAAEIEFVILKMKTPVHRPQLSLMLALNKFKITEDHKKYSIDEFEPLLLFGLSCGMFSSPAVRIFSAANVRQELQESLRDYIQATVGTNDKGKLLIPKLVQSYAKGAVEDSLLADWICHHLAPDQAAVIRDSSSQRKQRLLGFRGFTVLAFDSKFRYLFLPDSSGSQKLEAKQSYKLPEPCSK, from the exons ATGCGGCAGTACAGGTCCCAGCTCGAGCAGGAG GTCAAGAAATTGCAGAGGCAGCTTGAAGAAGAGATCGATCTGCATGTGGCGTTGGCGGATGCTGTTACACAAAGTGCTGTGCCTATATTGAAGTCTTCTAAGAAGCTTCCACACAAG GCACAGGAGCTACTGATTAACATCGCCTCCTTGGAGACTACCGTTTCAAAGCTTGAAAAGGAGCTAAATGATCTGTACTACCAGCTTTGTCAAGAAAGGAATGAACGGTTACTTGCTGAAAATAATCAGGGATGCTTGCCGTCTACATCCTCAGATGAGCACCAATCAATGTCAACTTGCACGTGTACGTGGGAAGAA CACATATCATCATTGAGAGATTTGAAGTTTGGGGGGTATGAATCAATGAGGTCAACGAGACAGGACTTATTCCCTGAGCTTGAAGATGACCAGGATGTTGGAGAAGATCCTGAAGGTCAACAGATGGTTTCTTTAAACAGGCTGCTAGAAAAGCACCGAGATTCTTCTTTGAATAAACTTCTTGAAAAGCACCGGGATGAAGAG ATGCAAGAATCATGCTCTGTGGAAAATGAACGCAATGAAGATGAGCAGCTTGACGCCTTATCCTTTGAACAGTCCATTCTAAAGATAGCTAGCATGAAAGGAGGGAATCTTTGGAGCAACCCAAATGAGCTCTCCGAGGAGATGGTTCGTTGCATGAGAAACATTTTCCTGCGCTTGTCTGAATCCTTGAAGATATTGCCGAAGGCATCTTCTGATTGTTCATCTTCCTCAGCGGAGCGTCTATCAGGCTCCACATCAGCATCCTTCTCAGATTCATCCATAATGCCCTCAATGCTACGGAGTCCTTCAGTTGATTCTAACCACAACAATGAGACAATGAATGAAGTCAGGAACTTTGATCCATATAAAGTTAATGGAAAGGAAACTCGAAGAGATATTGGAAACTATCGTTCAGCAGCTGAAGTATCTTGGATGTCTGTTGGAAAGGATCAACTTGAATATGCATCTGAAGCTCTGAAGAAGTTCAG ATTTCTTGTGGAACAGTTGTCAAAGGTTAATCCTAGCTGTATGAATCGTGATCAGCGGCTAGCCTTTTGGATTAACTTATACAATGCTTTGATAATGCAT GCGTATTTGGCATATGGAGTACCTCGAAATGACATCAAGCTTTTTTCTCTAATGCAAAAG GCTTGTTACACAGTTGGTGGCCAGTCCTTCAGTGCAGCGGAAATAGAGTTTGTGATTCTAAAGATGAAGACTCCAGTGCATCGGCCCCAACTT TCTTTGATGTTGGCTCTGAATAAGTTCAAGATTACTGAGGATCACAAGAAGTACTCAATCGATGAATTTGAACCCCTTTTGTTGTTTGGACTTAGCTGTGGAATGTTCTCTTCTCCTGCT GTACGTATTTTCTCCGCCGCAAATGTCAGACAGGAGCTCCAGGAATCTTTGAGAGACTATATTCAAGCGACTGTTGGTACAAATGACAAAGGGAAACTGCTGATCCCAAAGTTAGTGCAGAGCTACGCCAAGGGAGCTGTTGAAGACTCTCTGCTTGCAGACTGGATCTGCCACCACCTTGCTCCTGATCAAGCTGCAGTCATCCGAGATTCTTCTTCACAGAGGAAGCAGCGGCTTCTTGGATTTCGAGGTTTCACTGTTCTCGCGTTTGACTCAAAGTTTCGGTACCTCTTCTTGCCTGACAGCAGTGGCTCCCAGAAGCTAGAGGCAAAACAATCTTACAAACTTCCTGAGCCGTGTTCAAAATAG